ttatttatctatattttcttatatgattcaaatatacattcaatatatgtaataacCATTTTGCAGCTATATcaatttaattataaataaagatagTCTCacatcaaaaaaaaaaaaaaaaatatatatatataaacaatgAATAAATCGATTtcaataataaataaattaaaatatgttttaaaaagaaaaaataacaacCTCAATCCGTCGTCggtttttaaaaattttaaaatgcaacatatatattcaaatgaaaaaataaataagaaagaacattatatttattttagggaacatgatataaaaaaaggtaataaaaataaatatataaaaaaaaaaatttatataaataatataacatattataagTTGTGCACctgatatatatatatatatatatatatatatatatatatatatatatatatatgtatatcatatatgtagcacatattatttatattttatattctttttttttttcattcaGACTTTGATTACACACATGTAATAAAAACTAGAAATCTATTCAAATCTCGAAGCCAATACAAACATgcatttttattcatttcaATGGGTTCAATAGTGACCATAATCTTATCCGTATTCTTTTTAACATCAAAATGgaacaataataattattattaaaacaaaacaaaaaaaaaatttacatatatatatatatatatatatatatatattatattcattatacTTTCATCAGCtttgttatttatttcttatataaattatactTCCTTgttcatctttttttttttttttttttttttttaacattcaattgaaaatttattatatttttaaatatgtttCCTTAAAATTGAATCTAGGCATAGCCTCAAAAAATGTTGTTCATCCTTATTTAAGTTGCCATTATGACCACATTTAACCAAAACAGGCCATCCCAAAGCACTAAATtcaaagaaaaaaaaaaaaaaaaatatatatatatatatatatacatattaatatatatatattatacatagtaacgtaaaacatatataagTTAATTACTCCATATACcaaacataaaaatatagacacggtatttatatttatttttttttttttatttatttttttttatttatttttttctatttatttttatttttttatttatttttttttatttatttatttttatttatttttattcttttattttttattttattattttttttttttttattttttttttttttttgttatttacTTTGGcgaatatattttataattatccTTATAATATATCCTAAAGTACGATATTGGTAAGAGAGattttatatctatattCTTATCATCCTCATCATGATTTATATCTAAAGAATTATTCAATCGTTGTATAAaggtatatattatatatgtgtgtgtgAAGagttttttaaatattaatatacgatatataagaaaaattataaaatgtatattagTATCTTGGCTAATGGTACTATATTCGGAATGTAACTTTTctgaatattttttcattttttttatttcattttttaaagtaaaatatatcttgCATATATTCATACGATTATTTAATCTCATCCAACttacatatttttctaaCTCTCCTGAAAATTTAAAATCATTTATATCTATTCCAATATCTCTTGAAAATATActaagaaaataatttgatTGTCTTGTTATGTCATCcttatatgttttaaaaaaagctaccatttgtttaatatctataatatatgtattatcgtcaaatttgtaaaatatatcatacttatttttattcgtctcttttttataataatccatacatataattaaatcATGTAAGAATAAgcatttttttattttaaaatatggaatagatataatattctcATTTAAACAACATTCATCTGTACTAGCTATTTCAAATTGTATATTACCCTTAcctttaatttttttcgCTTTTTTCCCTtcattgttattattaaagGATGTTGTGAAGAGTTCATCATTATCTATGTTAGAAGATAAATCAATACCAGGGTGTGactttatttttgtaaataaatttttagATGAACTTATAATCTTCTTGTCAGCttctttatcattattccatggttttttatcttcttcatcatccattttattattaggCATATCTTCATTTATCCTTTCCTTCATATTTCTATGAACATCACAATATtgtgataataaaaatggaatTTCATATAATCTATTAGTAAATTCAACTTCTTTAGATAATGTAAAACATTGGGATGGATAGGAACCATATACTttcattttaaatataaaagcttttaaaaaatcaaTTTGCTCCTTTTGTggaatattatttatttcattaaataattgTCCACAtgaatttaaattatattttatggAATCCACAGTTTGATATAAGGAATCACTAAATTCATCAAGGAATTTTATAACATCTATATCTTCGATACGAAATAGTGATTTCTTATCATTATTTCgattatctttatttatatgatcatataaataatcattttttaaaaaaaatccACTATATGTAAAATGGACCTTTTCAATATCTTTTCTTTTCGACATATATACGTCtcttaaaattttatttaataattccATTTCATAGGTAAActctttattttcttttaacatatcatatatacatgtttttttaaaaagattattattcatatattccattatataatcatcataattAGAACTtacttttttaaatgtgTCCATAAAACTCacattatcattatatatacaataaataGCATTATGTGTTTGTTCTTCTAATTTATCTTCCTTTGAATTATACAATGACATAATGGATTTATATGTCTCCAAACCAATcgaaataaaagaattatttgTTGTAGAGCATTTATTTAGGAAAGAAATGCaatcatttaatattttccaACTTTGAAGAAACAGGCGAAAATCAATATTTTTCAGTTTATTTTCTGACCAATAATTATCTACATATTCATCTATAATTAGAGTATCAGCAAAAGCAGGTAAATCGCTATTCATATGGAAAccatcatcatcatcattattattattattattatgaacGCTGTCGTtatttccatttttattattatcattatttaacCTTTGATCAATTGACTTGTCCATATTTTCTATCCTTTCCCTATTCATATAAAACCCtcttttttcatcatcTGTTAATAAAGGTAAcaaatttttattcataatttGATCGTGGTTTAGATATTCCTGATTTAGATTTTCTTTTTCGTTTGATTTCCTTCTACTTGTGTCCATATATAAGTTTCCATTTTTATACATCTTGGATATTTCTTTGGATACTCCAGTTATTGAATTAGACATATAGTGAATTAtttcatcataattatcatatattaaaatttttggtacatttgaatttatataatattttgtaatatcTAATTTGTAGGAtgtaaattttaatatgttatatgCATACTCACCAATCATATATCTAGCTACTTGttcaaaattataaaatgatCTATCAATACATACAAACGAGATTTTTGATTTTTCTTCTTGAgcattattataatttatatctctattatttaataactttttattttgtatatgaTTAATgttccatatttttttcattctataattacatatttttaatttacaTAAAGTAAGAAATTGTAATAATAGCcacaatatatattttatggGTACTAGCAAATGGTCtattaatttcttttttttcctaTTCATGTATAAGAtcaatttatatatttcctttttaatTCGTCGAATATGTATTTCATTGTTATATATCTTATCTATCATTTCATAGGTGTGATTAGactttttattaaaattacTTAAATGATAAGATACATAAGAACACAATGGACCTCCTATAGATGTTCCATGTAAACCTAAATATTTCACGTCTTTTGATAAAAGATATTCAGCAATTTTTAAGGCatccatattatttctattaaAGTTGGGATATCCACATGATTTACCATACCCACgataattatatacaaatacatttatattattttctaaataaAACTGTAAGATTCCACCATAACAAGCATTTAATTCATAATATGCTCCATTAGgattaaaatataacacAATAGGAATATCACGTAAATAATCTTcatgataaatataattataaaattgatTATTAAAAGctttaaagaaaatatcatatttattattatgattatcaTTAGACATGTctaaatgaaataaatgatCAGGGTTTGTTCtcaaatttttataatatttttccatCTTGTTATTTAAGAACTGTTTACAAGGTATAAACATACAATCTAATTTATTTCggtttatatataaatattcttGTTTTGcgtaatatttataaatcatttcatatttaaataaatctAATGTACCAACtatttgattttttataaaagacTGAATATTActtatattcattttgtCTTTTAAActattttttctaaaaatgtctcctaatatatttataagatgtattaatttatctaacaaatttaaaaatttatcaccttctattaaaatataaaaatcattataatttgCATGACTAATGGATTTTTCATAATTCTcatgataaaataaagttaaaatatttatttcgGAATATGCACACATATTCTTATTGGATGCTAAATTATCTATACTTTTAAAATTATCCTTATTGTTATCTCTATCCATAATTTTTGATTTTTCATTAACATTTGAttcatttttcttattacAATGATAAGATTGATCAGGGTTTAGGTCTTCAcatgttttattttttatattaattttattacaaattttaatattttgaCTATTTGTATTTCGtaactttttattttcgTCTAAgtatgtataattatacaCATTTAAAATGTCTTTG
This is a stretch of genomic DNA from Plasmodium reichenowi strain SY57 chromosome 14, whole genome shotgun sequence. It encodes these proteins:
- a CDS encoding hypothetical protein (conserved Plasmodium protein, unknown function), giving the protein MYICMCDFINMIGKKLLKSFKKKSSLIFFCITLLYLFYTYVSLFLFIFNNALFYLFVNILLFYVCFHFVVRALTYPGSLFIYQNKTNYDNRIEFSKFYLRETSKLSSVLNDIRRIVKEKIRNEKKDKENIYKIKLEQLFSCNNKENYYNFFSSLYILYTLYVTYFLYLNLEENVDLNEEQLIFYYYLKYFMIKINEINIHVNKDDIICPDTFTKINIGKDFNENVNEFIKSKGDIYQKEPSEILKNECIQNYIKKLSGIINSIINYVNKDILNVYNYTYLDENKKLRNTNSQNIKICNKINIKNKTCEDLNPDQSYHCNKKNESNVNEKSKIMDRDNNKDNFKSIDNLASNKNMCAYSEINILTLFYHENYEKSISHANYNDFYILIEGDKFLNLLDKLIHLINILGDIFRKNSLKDKMNISNIQSFIKNQIVGTLDLFKYEMIYKYYAKQEYLYINRNKLDCMFIPCKQFLNNKMEKYYKNLRTNPDHLFHLDMSNDNHNNKYDIFFKAFNNQFYNYIYHEDYLRDIPIVLYFNPNGAYYELNACYGGILQFYLENNINVFVYNYRGYGKSCGYPNFNRNNMDALKIAEYLLSKDVKYLGLHGTSIGGPLCSYVSYHLSNFNKKSNHTYEMIDKIYNNEIHIRRIKKEIYKLILYMNRKKKKLIDHLLVPIKYILWLLLQFLTLCKLKICNYRMKKIWNINHIQNKKLLNNRDINYNNAQEEKSKISFVCIDRSFYNFEQVARYMIGEYAYNILKFTSYKLDITKYYINSNVPKILIYDNYDEIIHYMSNSITGVSKEISKMYKNGNLYMDTSRRKSNEKENLNQEYLNHDQIMNKNLLPLLTDDEKRGFYMNRERIENMDKSIDQRLNNDNNKNGNNDSVHNNNNNNDDDDGFHMNSDLPAFADTLIIDEYVDNYWSENKLKNIDFRLFLQSWKILNDCISFLNKCSTTNNSFISIGLETYKSIMSLYNSKEDKLEEQTHNAIYCIYNDNVSFMDTFKKVSSNYDDYIMEYMNNNLFKKTCIYDMLKENKEFTYEMELLNKILRDVYMSKRKDIEKVHFTYSGFFLKNDYLYDHINKDNRNNDKKSLFRIEDIDVIKFLDEFSDSLYQTVDSIKYNLNSCGQLFNEINNIPQKEQIDFLKAFIFKMKVYGSYPSQCFTLSKEVEFTNRLYEIPFLLSQYCDVHRNMKERINEDMPNNKMDDEEDKKPWNNDKEADKKIISSSKNLFTKIKSHPGIDLSSNIDNDELFTTSFNNNNEGKKAKKIKGKGNIQFEIASTDECCLNENIISIPYFKIKKCLFLHDLIICMDYYKKETNKNKYDIFYKFDDNTYIIDIKQMVAFFKTYKDDITRQSNYFLSIFSRDIGIDINDFKFSGELEKYVSWMRLNNRMNICKIYFTLKNEIKKMKKYSEKLHSEYSTISQDTNIHFIIFLIYRILIFKKLFTHTYIIYTFIQRLNNSLDINHDEDDKNIDIKSLLPISYFRIYYKDNYKIYSPNALGWPVLVKCGHNGNLNKDEQHFLRLCLDSILRKHI
- a CDS encoding hypothetical protein (conserved Plasmodium protein, unknown function) is translated as MNKSISIINKLKYVLKRKNNNLNPSSVFKNFKMQHIYSNEKINKKEHYIYFREHDIKKDFDYTHVIKTRNLFKSRSQYKHAFLFISMGSIVTIILSVFFLTSKWNNNNYY